The Mercurialis annua linkage group LG8, ddMerAnnu1.2, whole genome shotgun sequence genome window below encodes:
- the LOC126660710 gene encoding alpha-N-acetylglucosaminidase isoform X2, translated as MIRRPVPWNYYQNVVTSSYSYVWWNWERWEKEIDWMALQGINLPLAFTGQEAIWQKVFMNFNVSAEDLNDFFGGPAFLAWARMGNLHAWGGPLSQNWLDQQLALQKQIVSRMLEFGMTPVLPSFSGNVPAALKKIFPSANITRLGDWNTVDKNPRWCCTYLLNPSDPLFVEIGEAFIRQQVKEYGDVTDIYNCDTFNENLPPTSDPLFISSLGAAVYKAMSKGDPDAVWLMQGWLFYSDSAFWQPPQMKALLHSVPFGKMIVLDLFADVKPIWRSSSQFYGTPYVWCMLHNFGGNIEMYGILDAISTGPVEARVSKNSTMVGVGMCMEGIEHNPVVYELMSEMAFRSEKVQLLDWLKTYSRRRYGKAVHQVEAAWEILYHTIYNCSDGIANHNSDFIAKLPDWDPSIESGQDSLKQDNIYSFLHRPGTRRFLFQGPSSPLPQAHLWYSTHEVINALQLFIDGGNHLRGSLTYRYDLVDLTRQVLSKLANKVYIDAIMAFRNKDAHDLNRHSQKFIQLIKDVDVLLASDDNFLLGTWLESAKGLAVNPHETRQYEWNARTQVTMWYDTMKTNQSKLHDYANKFWSGLLEDYYLPRAATYFDHLEKSLKKNEKLNLQAWREKWITLSNEWQADKKHYPVKAKGDALAISKALYGKYFG; from the exons AACTTTAATGTTAGTGCGGAAGATTTGAATGATTTCTTTGGTGGACCTGCTTTCCTTGCTTGGGCTCGTATGGGGAATTTACATGC GTGGGGTGGGCCTTTATCACAAAATTGGTTGGATCAACAGTTGGCTTTACAGAAACAAATAGTCTCTCGTATGCTGGAGTTTGGCATGACTCCAG TGCTTCCATCATTCTCTGGGAATGTTCCAGCAGCTTTGAAGAAGATTTTCCCTTCAGCAAATATAACTAGGCTTGGGGACTG GAACACTGTGGATAAAAATCCTCGTTGGTGCTGTACTTACCTTCTTAATCCTTCTGATCCCTTGTTTGTTGAAATTGGAGAGGCATTTATTAGACAACAAGTTAAAG AATATGGGGATGTGACAGACATCTACAACTG CGATACATTCAATGAAAATCTCCCACCTACAAGTGATCCATTATTCATCTCTTCACTAGGTGCTGCGGTGTATAAAGCAATGTCCAAAGGTGATCCGGATGCTGTGTGGTTGATGCAA GGTTGGCTTTTCTATTCAGACTCTGCATTTTGGCAACCGCCGCAAATGAAG GCTCTATTACACTCTGTTCCTTTCGGGAAAATGATAGTTCTAGATCTGTTTGCTGATGTCAAACCGATATGGAGATCTTCCTCCCAATTTTATGGCACTCCTTATGTCTG GTGTATGTTGCATAATTTTGGGGGAAATATTGAAATGTATGGCATATTGGATGCAATATCTACAGGTCCAGTCGAAGCCCGTGTCAGTAAAAATTCAACCATG GTTGGTGTTGGTATGTGCATGGAAGGAATAGAGCACAATCCAGTTGTTTACGAACTGATGTCTGAAATGGCATTTCGCAGCGAAAAAGTTCAACTTCTG GATTGGCTGAAGACCTACTCCCGTAGACGATATGGTAAAGCAGTTCATCAGGTCGAAGCAGCTTGGGAGATTCTTTACCACACAATCTACAATTGTTCAGATGGAATTGCT AACCATAACAGCGATTTCATAGCGAAATTACCAGACTGGGATCCTTCAATTGAATCTGGACAAGACTCATTGAAACAGGATAACATATATAGCTTCCTTCACCGACCCGGAACCAGAAGATTCTTATTTCAAGGACCAAGTTCCCCATTGCCCCAGGCACACTTATGGTACTCCACTCACGAGGTGATCAATGCACTACAATTATTCATCGATGGTGGAAATCATCTTAGAGGAAGTCTCACATACAG ATACGACTTGGTTGACTTAACTAGGCAAGTTCTGTCAAAACTAGCAAACAAAGTATATATTGATGCTATAATGGCTTTCCGGAATAAAGATGCTCATGACTTGAATCGTcatagccaaaagtttatacaACTCATTAAGGATGTTGACGTACTTCTTGCTTCCGATGATAATTTTCTACTCGGAACATGGCTTGAAAGTGCAAAAGGGCTTGCAGTGAATCCTCATGAGACGAGACAG TATGAATGGAACGCTAGAACGCAAGTGACGATGTGGTACGATACAATGAAAACCAATCAGAGCAAGCTCCATGATTAtg CAAACAAATTTTGGAGTGGATTGCTAGAAGACTACTATCTTCCGAGAGCCGCAACCTATTTCGATCATCTGGAGAAGAgcttgaaaaaaaatgagaaattgAATCTGCAGGCTTGGAGGGAAAAATGGATTACATTATCAAATGAATGGCAAGCAGATAAAAAGCATTATCCAGTGAAGGCCAAAGGAGATGCACTTGCTATTTCTAAAGCACTGTATGGTAAGTATTTTGGTTAA